Proteins found in one Arthrobacter sp. U41 genomic segment:
- a CDS encoding TetR/AcrR family transcriptional regulator: MARKPVAREAVLDAFESLLIEEGERAATLDAVARLAGVSKGGLLYHFPNKEAMISVLLERLDRLLAEDVAAMAAAPEGAAAYFIKSSVWADTPLDRAFVAATRLAEVAHQETLRRMAAAQASWLELLAADVGPAMAKPVLYMGDGLYFNAMLARGPGGPLPEVGPDVESLLTALGRLRG; encoded by the coding sequence ATGGCCAGAAAACCCGTCGCCCGCGAAGCCGTCCTTGACGCGTTCGAATCCCTGCTGATCGAAGAAGGCGAGCGTGCCGCGACCCTGGACGCGGTGGCGAGGCTGGCCGGGGTTTCCAAGGGCGGGCTGCTGTACCACTTCCCGAACAAGGAAGCGATGATTTCCGTGCTGCTGGAACGGCTGGACCGGCTGCTCGCCGAGGACGTCGCGGCCATGGCCGCCGCGCCGGAAGGCGCGGCCGCGTACTTCATCAAGTCCTCGGTCTGGGCGGACACCCCGCTGGACCGCGCCTTCGTCGCCGCCACCCGGCTGGCCGAAGTGGCCCACCAGGAAACTCTGCGGCGAATGGCCGCCGCGCAGGCGAGCTGGCTGGAACTGCTGGCGGCCGACGTCGGGCCCGCCATGGCCAAGCCCGTCCTCTACATGGGGGATGGGCTGTACTTCAACGCCATGCTGGCACGCGGCCCCGGCGGCCCCCTCCCGGAGGTCGGCCCCGACGTCGAAAGCCTGCTCACCGCACTCGGGCGGCTCCGCGGCTGA